The Candidatus Binatia bacterium DNA window TCGATGGGTTGATGCTGCCGCGCCCTCCTGCCACCGGCGCGTGCGGCGCTAGTTAGAACCCGTACCGGAGCCCGGCGAGAAAGTTCGCCGGCGGCGCCGGGAAGCCGAGCGATTCGGCGTAGTCACGATTGAACAGGTTCCGCGCCGTCGCGGTGACAGCGAGCGGCGCAACGGGCCCCCCGAAGTGGTAGGACAGCGCCACATCGACGCGCCCGTAGCCGGCAATCGGCGCCGGGGACAACGGGTCGTTTGTGTCGAGCGGATTGGGACTATCGCGCCGGCCGACGACGTAGACGAGCGCGGTGGCCACCGCCTGGTCCCCGGCGGTGAACAGATCGTTCCAGCGGCCCGTGGCGGTCAGCGAGCCACGGTGGCGCGGTCGGTTGAGGAGCGTGACGGTCGCGGTGACGAAGTTCAGATACGTGTAGTTCCCTCCCAGGGTGAGCCAGCGTGTTGCCTGCAGCTTCGCCGTCATCTCGACGCCTTGCATACGGGTGGTGGCGACATTGAACGCCCCCTCATTCTCGGGCACGCTGGCGACCGGCGGCAGCTCATCAACCACCTCTTCGATCAGGTTGTGGACTTCACGATAGAAGTAGCTGGGCTCGAAACGCAGCCGCGCGTCGAACAGCTCCTGCGTCAGGCCGGCGTTGATTTCCCAGCTGGTCTCGGACTTCAGCTTGGGATTACCGAGCGCGCCGAACAACTCGTCGAACGTCGGTGCCCGAAACCCTTCCGCGTAGCCGAGCCGCAGCCGGGTCTGGGTCGGAGTGATGAGATACGACGCGGAACCCGAAACGGTGGTCTGGCCACCGAACACGTCGTAGTGGTCGTAGCGTACGCCTCCCACCCCGCGCAGCGTGTCATTCAGGAGGTGGATCTGTTCTTGTGCATAGAGTCCGACGATCGAACGGTTGCCGCGGTGATCTTCCGGAGAGTATGGGCTGTCGGGCTCCGCCGGGTCGGGCTGTAGCTTGTGGATGTCTGCCCACTGTTCCTTGTACTCCAAGCCGGCAGAGGTGACCGAACAGTCGTGCCACAAATAGTTTACCTGCGCCTCGGCGGTGGTCATCTCGCTTGGAGTGTGGCTGATCACCGGCAGGTCAAATTTACCTTCCTCATCGATCGTGTTGCCATGGTAGCGGGGATTGTCGCGAACGAAGGACACGGCGGTGCGATAGTTCAGCGCCTCGCTCAGCGCGTATTCCCACTCGCCTTTGGCGAGGAAGAAATTGTCGCGACTGTAGGCGTCGGGATCGAGCGGCCTCTCGGGATGTGCGACGTTGAAGTTCACCAGCCCGGCACGGGCGTCGCTGTAGCGCAGGAAACCACGCAGCTCGGCCGACGGCGACACGCTGAAATCCGCGCGCCAGACGGTCGAAAAGTTGCGGTAGTCGTCGTTGATCGAGCGGAAGCCGTCGCTGGCCAGAAACGAGGCCGTGCCGGCCAACGACAAGGGGCCCTGGGCGCCGTTGATCCCCACGGTTTCATGATGGGTGCCGGCGCTGCCGCCTTCGGCGCTGGCCAGCA harbors:
- a CDS encoding TonB-dependent receptor: MQRHLWWALVTWLLMWPLPVIADEPTTQLPEVVVTATRTETRADDATTTVSVIGGTDIGQRGQSLVADALRGSPGMDINEFGSRGQTAFASIRGSNPDQVLVLLDGVEVNTPTVGQFDFANLTTDNIDRIEILRGGGGALYGSEAIGGVVNVLTQRGAGPFHLLASAEGGSAGTHHETVGINGAQGPLSLAGTASFLASDGFRSINDDYRNFSTVWRADFSVSPSAELRGFLRYSDARAGLVNFNVAHPERPLDPDAYSRDNFFLAKGEWEYALSEALNYRTAVSFVRDNPRYHGNTIDEEGKFDLPVISHTPSEMTTAEAQVNYLWHDCSVTSAGLEYKEQWADIHKLQPDPAEPDSPYSPEDHRGNRSIVGLYAQEQIHLLNDTLRGVGGVRYDHYDVFGGQTTVSGSASYLITPTQTRLRLGYAEGFRAPTFDELFGALGNPKLKSETSWEINAGLTQELFDARLRFEPSYFYREVHNLIEEVVDELPPVASVPENEGAFNVATTRMQGVEMTAKLQATRWLTLGGNYTYLNFVTATVTLLNRPRHRGSLTATGRWNDLFTAGDQAVATALVYVVGRRDSPNPLDTNDPLSPAPIAGYGRVDVALSYHFGGPVAPLAVTATARNLFNRDYAESLGFPAPPANFLAGLRYGF